In Chitinophaga sp. H8, a single genomic region encodes these proteins:
- a CDS encoding ExbD/TolR family protein, translated as MAEMDTSSSGGKGKHKGTKSKKQSTRVDMTPMVDLGFLLITFFMLTTTMSKPKTMDLTMPKDTKDEKEQNKVKESTALTILLGKKDEVYYYEGLAQDPNASANPDFFKATNFANKGGIRDVIIKKRDQVAQLRNAKGEPEDVVVIIKADDASTYKNFVDILDEMAINRIQRYATVDISDQDKTWIKQTESANKVQ; from the coding sequence ATGGCAGAAATGGATACCAGTAGTAGTGGTGGGAAAGGAAAACATAAAGGGACGAAATCGAAGAAGCAGTCTACCCGTGTGGATATGACTCCCATGGTGGACTTAGGTTTCCTGCTGATTACCTTTTTCATGCTTACCACTACCATGTCCAAGCCCAAAACAATGGACTTGACCATGCCAAAGGATACCAAAGATGAGAAGGAGCAGAACAAGGTAAAAGAAAGTACTGCGCTGACCATTCTTTTGGGAAAGAAAGATGAGGTATATTACTATGAGGGTTTAGCCCAGGATCCTAATGCATCTGCTAATCCTGACTTCTTTAAAGCCACTAATTTTGCGAATAAAGGCGGGATCAGGGATGTGATTATCAAGAAGCGGGATCAGGTTGCCCAATTGAGAAATGCAAAAGGTGAACCCGAAGATGTAGTAGTGATTATAAAAGCAGATGATGCTTCAACTTATAAGAACTTTGTGGATATCCTGGACGAAATGGCGATCAACCGTATTCAGCGTTATGCTACGGTAGATATCAGCGAT